One genomic region from Henningerozyma blattae CBS 6284 chromosome 2, complete genome encodes:
- the TBLA0B05480 gene encoding TLC domain-containing protein (similar to Saccharomyces cerevisiae LAG1 (YHL003C) and LAC1 (YKL008C); ancestral locus Anc_2.501), translating to MASNTSLSNKTEKKQKKHKVIPIENDKTSSTNLTKAASNVFLKNSEEQLLSRRSAVINPILNQKASNLLINVTQEVLNNEKRIDNSVPGNTSQEQPEILKSSHNGQWSGTTSVETSLNPDSNILENRHPTSPSKTSNSKSGNTSSRLSMVGARIRSGSSVGKIHLGDTNVHSLGTMGTTKASRSASQARLKVIKSKSKTKLDTLKKVWVYYRELGYQNTWLNPLLILFFVYSTYFYLNDYTEKNPLHKFIRISYYIKNTNCCKKGFNDLCFIFFHMIVFTFLREFIMEIIIKPLTKQLRMQSQHKIERTMEQAYSVVYYSFSAPAGMLLMYNSPLWFFNTTEMYRTYPDIIISSQVKWYYLLQASFWSQQAAVLVLQLEKPRKDQNEMIYHHIVTLTLILSSYMFHYTKMGLEIYASMDISDLLLATSKTLNYLEFAYTPVVFALFVISWIYCRHYINAKILWSVLTEYRTVGNYTLNYATQQYKCYISLPIVFTLIFALQLVNLYWLHLIFKVLYRVIFEGIQEDNRSEHSSNEYTEQLTDASSITTRETTLFDEQDNKYTEKKTLPKIEINN from the coding sequence ATGGCGTCAAATACAAGCCTAAGCAACaaaactgaaaaaaaacaaaaaaaacacaaaGTTATAccaatagaaaatgataaaacaAGCAGTACAAATTTAACAAAAGCTGCTAGcaatgtttttttaaaaaattctgAGGAACAGCTCCTTTCAAGAAGATCTGCCGTTATAAACCCTATTTTAAACCAAAAAGCTagtaatttattaattaatgtaACTCAAGAAGTTTTGAATAATGAGAAAAGAATTGACAATTCAGTACCAGGGAATACCAGTCAAGAACAGCCTGAAATTCTTAAGAGTAGTCACAATGGACAGTGGTCAGGCACAACATCAGTGGAAACAAGTTTGAACCCGGACTCTAATATCTTGGAAAATAGACATCCTACAAGTCCAAGTAAAACATCAAACTCTAAGTCAGGTAATACAAGTAGTAGGCTTTCCATGGTTGGAGCAAGAATACGGTCAGGTTCATCAGTTGGTAAGATCCACCTAGGTGACACAAATGTTCATTCTTTAGGTACTATGGGTACAACAAAGGCCTCAAGATCAGCTTCTCAAGCAAGACTTAAAGTAATAAAATCCAAATCTAAAACGAAATTGGAcacattaaaaaaagtatgGGTTTATTATAGAGAACTAGGATATCAAAATACCTGGCTAAATCCtcttttgattttatttttcgtTTATTCgacttatttttatttaaatgattataCAGAAAAAAATCCATTGCACAAATTCATCAGAATttcatattatattaaaaatacaaactGCTGCAAAAAAGGTTTTAATGATCTTTGctttatattctttcaTATGATTGTTTTCACCTTCTTAAGAGAATTTATAATggaaattataattaagCCATTAACAAAACAGTTAAGAATGCAGTCACAGCATAAGATTGAAAGAACAATGGAACAAGCTTACAGTGTTGTTTACTATTCTTTTTCTGCTCCCGCTGGAATGCTATTAATGTATAATTCACCTTTATGGTTCTTTAATACAACAGAAATGTATCGAACTTACcctgatattattattagtagcCAAGTCAAATGGTACTATTTATTACAGGCATCATTTTGGTCCCAGCAAGCTGCTGTGTTAGTATTGCAATTAGAAAAACCAAGAAAAGATCAAAATGAAATGATTTACCATCACATAGTTACATTaacattaattttatcttcttACATGTTTCATTATACAAAAATGGGACTAGAAATTTATGCATCAATGGATATTTCTGATCTTCTTTTGGCAACTTCAAAGActctaaattatttagagTTTGCCTACACTCCAGTTGTTTTTGCATTATTCGTAATTTCGTGGATTTACTGTCGCCATTATATTAATGCAAAGATTTTATGGTCAGTTTTAACTGAATATCGGACTGTGGGTAACTATACTCTAAACTATGCCACACAACAATATAAGTGCTACATTTCTTTACCAATAGTATTCACTTTAATTTTTGCATTACAACTAGTTAATTTATATTGGCTacatttgatttttaaGGTCTTATACAGAGTAATTTTTGAAGGTATTCAAGAGGATAATAGATCTGAACATTCTTCAAACGAATATACTGAGCAGTTAACTGATGCCTCATCAATTACTACTCGTGAAACCACATTGTTCGATGAACAGGATAATAAATACACCGAAAAGAAAACCCTTcctaaaattgaaattaataactag
- the CAP1 gene encoding Cap1p (similar to Saccharomyces cerevisiae CAP1 (YKL007W); ancestral locus Anc_2.503) has translation MSKFSTIISQIIEDSPAGEIKEVYDDLIKITGEDSKSIILDAIEAYNVKNNLPIKVNGESVILSEYNKIGSKYYDPVNNKLFSVDHLNYTPLDIEPVDNDDKINKLTPSLRGLLDALKEYAKKDYTGNVSVAVYPDNASSDNDSNKFEIIIISDKYNLNNFWTGIWRSKYIYDPSLNNQLTGKIDLNVHYFEGGNVTFNSEKSFKEDNVNLSEILKTIKSFESDFEKQLDVSFNDLNEKKFKTLRRRLPVSRARVNWGSSMGNYRLGKNAAENK, from the coding sequence atgTCTAAATTTTCCACAATAATTAGTCAAATTATAGAAGATAGTCCAGCTGGTGAAATTAAAGAAGTCtatgatgatttaattaaaattactGGTGAAGACTCCAAAAGTATAATATTGGATGCCATTGAAGCATATAATGTAAAGAATAATTTACCAATTAAAGTTAATGGGGAATCTGTAATTTTATCTGAATATAATAAGATAGGTTCCAAATATTATGATCctgttaataataaattattttcagttGATCATTTAAACTATACTCCATTAGATATTGAACCAGtagataatgatgataaaattaaCAAGCTAACACCATCCCTAAGAGGTCTATTGGATGCGTTGAAGGAATATGCTAAGAAAGATTATACAGGCAATGTTAGTGTTGCAGTTTACCCAGATAATGCTTCATCTGATAATGACTCAaacaaatttgaaattattattattagtgaTAAATACAATTTAAATAACTTCTGGACTGGTATTTGGAGatctaaatatatttatgacCCAAGCTTAAATAATCAACTGACCGgtaaaattgatttaaatgtCCATTATTTTGAAGGTGGTAATGTTACATTTAATTCAgaaaaaagtttcaaaGAAGATAACGTTAACCTTAGCgaaattttaaagacaattaaatcatttgaatctgattttgaaaagCAATTAGATGTTTCATTCAATGATTTGaatgaaaagaaatttaaaaccCTAAGAAGAAGATTACCAGTCAGTAGAGCAAGAGTTAATTGGGGTA
- the HSE1 gene encoding ESCRT-0 subunit protein HSE1 (similar to Saccharomyces cerevisiae HSE1 (YHL002W); ancestral locus Anc_2.502) — MGPADQLKISKSIIKATDAKLKSDNWKYILDVCDLVRKDPEDFTSIAIESIQSRLSQENANILLRTLTLIISLAENCGSRIQQEFSNKSFTNILYTMLGNHNIHKIVKKQIIITVRQLSKSFKSDPSLRGMSDLYKKIKKTYPDLVHEVKNDNRESKPNVPVKKSINGTSSNSVSNTNEDNDDELQKVLELSLKEYEQKQKEDEIKNNTASNPNIINVNNNDSVPNSNNPNQQIDEQKPAVVKRVRAMYDLTASEPGELSFKKGDIIKVIEQVYRDWWRGSLRGTVGIFPLNYVNPIAEPTELELRQELQKEAGILSQKDNVDQLYNDLQNAASNNSNNNMSADQILQNPQINNLYGTVTPLRPQITKLIAKYSNQKNDLNSLRQVLSNAEATYNQLLDRAASSYTIPNIPQPQMPLPQMQNQQQQPMYSSQQQQQLQQQLQQQPMPAQSETQKLPQQSTQNFGSSSLNNTYNNSNMYNHNYNQSQPLSDANQYSNTSAYQPVNQGVNNFQQQQQQQQQKFQQNSQYSYNTANPNAYST; from the coding sequence ATGGGGCCAGCagatcaattaaaaattagcaaaagtattattaaGGCAACTGATGCCAAATTAAAGAGCGATAATTGGAAATATATCCTCGATGTATGTGATTTGGTGAGAAAGGACCCCGAAGATTTCACAAGTATTGCAATTGAATCAATTCAGAGTAGATTAAGCCAAGAAAATgccaatattttattaagaaCTTTAAcattaattatttcattagCCGAAAATTGTGGTTCAAGAATTCAACAAGAATTTAGTAATAAAAGCTTTACAAACATATTATATACAATGTTGGGCAACCATAATATTCataaaatagtaaaaaaacaaatcatTATCACAGTAAGacaattatcaaaatcttttaaatctgATCCTTCATTACGTGGTATGAGTGActtatataaaaagattaaaaaaacttACCCAGATTTGGTTCATGAAGTGAAAAATGATAACAGAGAATCGAAACCAAATGTACCAGTAAAGAAATCGATTAATGGCACTAGTTCCAACTCAGTTTCAAACACAAATGAGGacaatgatgatgaattgcAAAAGGTTCTAGAACTATCTTTGAAAGAATATGAGCAAAAACAGAAGGAAGATGAAATCAAAAACAACACAGCATCTAATCCTAACATTATAAATgtcaataataatgacaGTGTGCCGAATTCAAACAACCCTAACCAACAAATTGACGAGCAAAAGCCTGCAGTTGTCAAAAGAGTAAGGGCTATGTACGATTTAACTGCATCAGAGCCAGGCGAATTATCTTTCAAAAAAGGGGATATTATCAAGGTAATAGAGCAAGTTTATCGTGATTGGTGGAGAGGTTCATTAAGAGGTACTGTCGGTATCTTCCCTTTGAACTATGTTAACCCAATTGCTGAGCCAACCGAATTAGAATTGAGACAAGAACTACAAAAAGAAGCTGGCATTTTATCACAAAAAGATAATGTCGATCAATTATACAATGACTTGCAAAATGCGGCAAgcaataatagcaataacAATATGTCAGCAGATCAAATTCTACAAAACCCgcaaattaataatttatatggAACTGTAACGCCATTGAGACCTCAAATTACCAAATTGATAGCAAAGtattcaaatcaaaaaaatgatttaaattcattgcGTCAAGTATTATCAAATGCAGAAGCTACTTATAACCAACTGTTAGACAGGGCTGCAAGCTCATATACCATTCCGAATATACCACAACCGCAAATGCCACTTCCTCAGATGCAAAATCAGCAACAGCAACCAATGTATTCTTcccaacaacaacagcaactCCAGCAGCAACTCCAGCAACAACCTATGCCAGCCCAATCCGAAACACAAAAATTACCTCAACAAAGCACTCAAAATTTTGGATCATCATCACTTAATAACACTTATAACAATTCGAATATGTATAACCACAATTACAATCAAAGCCAGCCATTATCTGACGCAAATCAATACTCTAACACATCAGCTTATCAGCCTGTGAACCAAGGTGTCAACAATTTTCAACAACagcagcaacaacaacaacagaaGTTTCAGCAAAACTCACAATATTCTTATAACACAGCTAACCCTAATGCTTATTCAACCTAG